The Lutra lutra chromosome 10, mLutLut1.2, whole genome shotgun sequence genome contains a region encoding:
- the INTS5 gene encoding integrator complex subunit 5, giving the protein MRCLRFAAPASGSGSGSGMSALCDPPGAPGPPGPAPATHGPAPLSAQELSQEIKAFLTGVDPILGHQLSAREHARCGLLLLRSLPPARAAVLDHLRGVFDESVRAHLAALDESPVAGPPHLRPPPPSHVPAGGPGLEDVVQEVQQVLSEFIRANPKAWAPVISAWSIDLMGQLSSTYSGQHQRVPHATGSLNELLQLWMGCRATRTLMDIYVQCLSALIGSCPDACVDALLDTSVQHSPHFDWVVAHIGSSFPGTIISRVLSCGLKDFCVHGGAGGGAGGSGGSSSQTPSIDPFPGSPAIPGEKRVPKIASVVGILGHLASRHGDSIRRELLRMFHDSLAGGSGGRSGDPSLQATVPFLLQLAVMSPALLGTVSGELVDCLKPPAVLSQLQQHLQGFPREELDNMLNLAVHLVSQASGAGAYRLLQFLVDTAMPASVITTQGLAVPDTVREACDRLIQLLLLHLQKLVHHRGGPPGEGVLGPPPPPRPVPFLDALRNHVGELCGETLRLERKRFLWQHQLLGLLSVYTRPSCGPEALGHLLSRARGPEELSLATQLYAGLVVSLSGLLPLAFRSCLARVHAGTLQPLFTARFLRNLALLVGWEQQGGEGPAALGARFGESASAHLSDLAPLLLHPEEEVAEAAASLLAICPFPQESLSPSQLLGLVRAGVHRFFASLRLHGPPGVASASQLLTRLSQTSPAGLKAVLQLLVEGALHRGNAELFGGEVDRDNETLSVVSAPLASASLLDTNRRHTAAVPGPGGIWSVFHAGVIGRGLKPPKFVQSRNQQEVSYNTQSLLSLLVHCCSAPGGTECGGCWGAPTLSPEAAKAVAVTLVESVCPDAAGAELAWPPEEHARATVERDLRIGRRFREQPLLFELLKLVAAAPPALCYCSVLLRGLLAALLGHWEASRHPDTAHSPWHLEASCTLVAVMAEGSLLPPALGNMHEVFSQLAPFEVRLLLLSVWGFLREHGPLPQKFIFQSERGRFIRDFSREGGGEGGPHLAVLHSVLHRNIDRLGLFSGRFQAPSPSTLLRQGT; this is encoded by the exons ATGCGCTGCCTGCGCTTCGCCGCTCCCGCctcgggctcgggctcgggctccGGGATGTCCGCGTTGTGCGACCCTCCCGGGGCCCCAGGGCCTCCCGGGCCTGCCCCCGCCACCCACGGTCCCGCGCCGCTCAG TGCTCAAGAGCTGTCCCAGGAAATCAAGGCTTTTCTGACTGGCGTGGACCCTATTCTGGGCCACCAACTCTCGGCCCGGGAACATGCCCGCTGTGGTCTTCTCCTGCTCCGCTCTTTGCCACCTGCCCGGGCTGCTGTGCTTGACCACTTGCGAGGAGTCTTTGATGAGAGTGTCCGGGCCCACCTGGCTGCCCTGGACGAAAGCCCTGTGGCTGGCCCCCCTCACCTCcgtccacccccaccctcccatgTCCCAGCTGGGGGACCTGGTCTAGAAGATGTGGTGCAGGAAGTACAGCAGGTGCTGTCTGAGTTTATCCGGGCCAACCCAAAGGCCTGGGCACCTGTGATTAGTGCATGGTCCATTGACCTCATGGGGCAGCTGAGCAGCACATACTCAGGCCAGCACCAGCGTGTGCCCCATGCCACTGGCTCTCTCAACGAATTGCTGCAGCTGTGGATGGGCTGTCGGGCCACCCGCACATTAATGGACATCTATGTTCAGTGTCTCTCAGCTCTCATTGGTAGTTGCCCAGATGCCTGCGTGGATGCCTTGCTGGATACCTCTGTCCAGCATTCCCCACACTTCGACTGGGTTGTGGCCCATATTGGCTCCTCTTTTCCTGGCACTATCATCTCCCGAGTTCTCTCCTGTGGCCTTAAGGATTTCTGTGTTCACGGTGGGGCTGGAGGTGGAGCTGGTGGCAGTGGTGGAAGCTCTTCTCAGACCCCCTCTATAGACCCGTTCCCTGGATCTCCTGCTATCCCTGGGGAGAAACGGGTGCCCAAGATTGCCTCAGTTGTAGGCATCCTAGGGCACCTGGCCTCCCGCCACGGAGACAGCATCCGCCGGGAGCTCCTTCGAATGTTCCATGATAGCCTGGCAGGGGGCTCTGGGGGCCGGAGTGGTGACCCGTCCCTTCAGGCCACAGTTCCTTTCCTACTGCAGCTGGCGGTCATGTCACCAGCTTTGCTGGGCACCGTCTCTGGAGAGCTGGTGGACTGCCTTAAGCCCCCAGCTGTACTGAGTCAGCTGCAGCAACACCTGCAGGGATTCCCCCGAGAGGAGCTGGACAACATGCTGAATCTGGCTGTGCACCTGGTGAGCCAGGCCTCGGGGGCAGGTGCCTACCGCCTCCTGCAGTTTCTGGTGGACACAGCTATGCCTGCCTCAGTCATTACTACCCAGGGCCTGGCTGTGCCGGACACTGTACGTGAGGCCTGTGACCGGCTgatccagctgctgctgctgcatctGCAAAAACTGGTTCATCACCGGGGAGGGCCTCCTGGGGAAGGGGTGCTgggcccacccccacccccccgccctgtGCCCTTTCTAGATGCGCTAAGAAACCACGTTGGAGAGCTGTGTGGAGAGACGTTACGATTGGAGCGGAAGCGCTTTCTCTGGCAACACCAGCTCCTGGGCCTGCTCTCTGTCTATACTCGGCCTAGCTGTGGACCTGAGGCCTTGGGCCATCTCCTGAGCCGGGCCCGAGGCCCTGAAGAGTTGAGTCTGGCCACCCAATTATATGCAGGGCTGGTGGTCAGTCTCTCTGGCCTTCTGCCTCTGGCTTTCCGAAGCTGCCTGGCTCGGGTACACGCAGGGACTCTGCAGCCTCTCTTCACTGCCCGGTTCCTGCGTAACTTGGCACTGCTAGTGGGGTGGGAACAGCAGGGTGGTGAGGGCCCTGCAGCCCTAGGGGCCCGGTTTGGGGAGTCTGCATCAGCCCATTTGTCTGACCTGGCTCCTCTCCTGCTACATCCTGAGGAGGAAGTAGCTGAAGCTGCTGCCTCCCTGCTGGCCATTTGTCCCTTTCCTCAAGAATCCCTGTCCCCGTCCCAACTCCTGGGGCTGGTGAGAGCTGGAGTACATCGCTTCTTTGCCTCTCTGAGGCTGCATGGCCCTCCAGGGGTGGCATCGGCCTCTCAGCTTCTTACCCGCCTCTCTCAGACCTCCCCAGCTGGGCTCAAGGCTGTCTTGCAGCTGCTAGTTGAGGGAGCCTTACATCGGGGCAACGCAGAACTGTTTGGAGGGGAAGTGGATAGGGACAACGAGACTCTTTCGGTTGTCTCTGCTCCTTTGGCCTCTGCCTCCCTGTTGGACACAAACCGGCGGCACACTGCAGCTGTGCCAGGACCTGGAGGGATTTGGTCAGTTTTCCATGCTGGAGTCATAGGTCGTGGCCTAAAGCCACCGAAGTTTGTCCAGTCGCGCAATCAGCAGGAAGTGAGCTATAACACCCAGAGCCTGCTCAGCCTCCTGGTGCACTGCTGCAGTGCCCCTGGGGGTACTGAatgtgggggctgctggggggctCCCACCCTGAGCCCGGAGGCAGCCAAAGCGGTGGCAGTGACCTTGGTGGAGAGCGTGTGTCCTGATGCAGCTGGTGCTGAGCTGGCCTGGCCCCCTGAGGAGCATGCCAGGGCCACAGTGGAGCGGGATCTCCGCATTGGCCGACGCTTCCGGGAACAGCCCCTGCTCTTTGAGCTGTTGAAGCTGGTAGCcgctgctcccccagccctgtgCTACTGCTCCGTGCTCCTGCGGGGGCTACTAGCTGCCCTTCTGGGTCATTGGGAAGCCTCTCGCCACCCTGATACAGCTCACTCTCCCTGGCACCTGGAGGCATCCTGCACCCTGGTAGCTGTCATGGCAGAGGGAAGCCTCCTGCCACCAGCCCTGGGTAATATGCACGAGGTATTTAGCCAGCTGGCACCTTTTGAAGTGCGTCTGCTGCTGCTCAGTGTCTGGGGCTTTCTCCGGGAGCATGGACCATTGCCCCAGAAGTTCATCTTCCAGTCAGAGCGTGGCCGCTTCATCCGGGACTTCTCCAGGGAGGGTGGCGGTGAGGGCGGACCCCATCTTGCTGTGCTGCACAGTGTCCTCCACCGCAACATTGATCGCCTGGGCCTTTTCTCTGGCCGTTTTCAGGCACCTTCACCGTCCACTCTCCTTCGGCAGGGGACATAG